Within Dermacentor albipictus isolate Rhodes 1998 colony chromosome 3, USDA_Dalb.pri_finalv2, whole genome shotgun sequence, the genomic segment AAAAAAGACCGACTTGTCTCAGAAAAATGGCCGCCTTTACGTGACCTGACAATGTTTAACGACCCATTAAGACAAACCAAATTAATTCCATGGCTGGTGGTATTCTTCAAAACATAATTACGCACGAAAATGAAATACTAAGCTCGACAACGGGCACAAAAGTGCAACAACATTATAGTGCAGGGGACTTTGCCATTTCTCTTCCTAACTTCTTGCGCCTTCCTAGTATTACTTGATCGCTTCTTGCCATCTCAGAGCGCACAAACTCCGGTGTCATACATCCACTGCATGTAAAAATTTAGCGGTTCGGTTTACTATAAAGGAAGAAGGCAGACCTCGCTGGAGATACAACCACAGAATCTCGCATTAGGGCCGCATCCGCTGGGGCCATTCCCTCAACTTGACAACCAGAAATTAGGAACAAGAAATCTTCCAACCGAGATGTAACCCCGTTTAGTGCGTTACTCCCACGTGCGTGCTTCAGCTAACTTTCGCGCGACAATGCTAAATGTTGAAAGCGGTGCCTTGACCTCAGACATCCGAGGCGTCACCGCTACCGGCTCCTCCTTGTTCCTCCATAGCAACGCGCATATCTCCGGCGGCATCTCTGCTTTGTGCGGTTAGTTTTTTGTAGCCAGCTCCTTCGGCTCATCAATCGGCTGTCAGGAGACCTCAATGGAGCGGAAGCGTTTAATGGCGTAAGAAACTGCATTTAAGCTTAAAGTTGTAGCGTACGCCGAGGAGCACGGTAAGCGAGCCGTCGGCCTCGACTTTGGCGTCGACGACAAGTGCTTACGTCGGTCAACGAAGCAGAAAGAGGAGCCTTCCGCAATGAACTACTCGAGTAGGGAGTtcagtgggggaaaaaaaaagaaaagaaatgcgctaGTTCCCGGTACTCGTAGCTGGAAAAATTGGACTAAATGACCCGGTCCCGTGTGAAGTTGACAACCCATCAAAAAGGCCAAAATAAAGTGCGGCGCTTGCACGAGTCTGTAAATTAAATAACGAAGCgtcgtaaaaaaaaagcaattacgTTCTTTAACCTCTCGAAACAGCAGAATAGTTGATGATAGATGCTGTATACACCTCGCAATAACTTGGATACCCTGGAGGGCTTTAACGTGAATCAAGAGTATATTACATGAGCTGTTTCGTCCTCCGCCCTCATCGGTATTGCAGTTGTCGCGGGAGGGAGCAGAACGCGCAACCAGGTGCTTTGCAGCACAACGTTATGGCCAAGGAGCCACCGCAGTGAATTCAAGCCTAGTTCGACCTTATTGCTCACCATGAAGAACCAGTTCTAACTGTGCTCGTTGCTCCATAAAGGGTCATGCAGAGTTCCAGCTTTGGTGTTCCTCTTGTAATGAAAAAGACAATCGCTTGAGAGGAAATGTCAATTTTGCGTTACCTGATAAATGTAAACAGACAAAGCTAAAAGTTGCTTAAGAGAAATGACCACAGATATTGGGGCGCGTTAACACGGCAATATGGCATAAGTGTTACGCTTACTTTATAGTCTGAACTCCCGCCTATGCTCAGGACTGTTTAATTTGGCTTACGGAGACGAGATGCAGGATGTAACCCCAAATGAGTACATCGCGGAAACATGGTTACACtatttgaaaaaataaaaacaatgaacactCAGTAAGCCAGATACGCATTGTGCATTTGTCTGTAGTCTCCGAGTGGAAATTAACACTAATCGAAGCTACCCATTTTCCTTCTGCTAGTAATTTTCTATTTCATTCAACCATGTTTGTGCATTCTATTACATGCTTCTGTACTTTTCCTCTTCTTTAGCAGAAGAAATTCATGATAGTCATTCCTCTTATTTTTCATGCGGCGTATTAACAGGAGAGGTAAAATGTCAGATTTCGCTTTATTCATAACGGATGGTTCACTTAAAATTTGGAGTTCAGgctgttcatttcatttttaccccgttttttttctttatgggtGCATTTCTGAGGTTTTTCTCGAAAACATTTATTGTGCTACATATAGTGAGGCAGTTCTTCAGTGTGTATGACGTTGCCTTGAGAAATTCCGTccaggttatttatttatttttattattataaatAATCTATATTCTTAAATTTCTAAAAGAAAAGAAGTCGTCACGTAGTGTATCTACGCAAGACAAACTCCTTTGACGCCGTTCCTTGTTTTCAATGACTAAGTGCGCACATCTCTTGTTGAATCCTGAACAAACTATGCCGTACGTTGGTTGTTTTGTGCTGGATCTGCGTACTGCTGACGGCCAGAGATAATACCGCTTTCTCTGTGTCCGTATCAATTGTTATTTACTGAATGTCATATAAACCTAACGACATGAACACTCGAGGCTGTCCTAATTATTTCATATGCAGAAAAATGTTCCGTGAAATACATCAATTGCTCGCATGAAACAGTTAACTCCTCTAAGATAGAGAAATGAAACGTTTTAAAATTAGCCTGAGACTCACATGAGccataaaaataataaaagcatGCACCTTGCATTCGAGAAGAAAGCATGCGAATTCATCGAACAAGAATAATTTCCAAGACTGCACACTTATGTCTACGTGAAAGCCACCATTCTAAATCTGACAGAATTATTGCCGCTTCAGATTTGCCTCTAGCAGCCTATATGTATATGAAAGTCTATGACACTACATTGGGCTTCTGCTTGCTCTTGTTTTTGCTTGCCAACACTTGTTCATAGCCACTACGGGGGATTAGCCCAAAAGTAGCGCGGTTTTACACGTTCTTTGTAACGATACGATCGTAACCAAAATAAAGCTTCTCACAGTAAGGCGCATGTGAGGAAGTATCCAGCAGAAGACCAGCATCGCAATTCTCGGcactataatcatcatcatcattgttgtcgtcgtcgccgtcggccCCGTCGAGGTCGTCCTCTAATTATGGGAGATATGCATGGGGGGAACTGGCCAATGCTCGCCGTATAAATTGAAACCGCATGAATACCCTTCATATTCCCGCTACCTGGATGGTACTTAATACCAgtatgaaacaaaaaagaagaaggcagaTAACTGAAAAGTGAGCATGGCAATTATTGATGCAGTGGCAATGGGAGAAGCATAAAACACACGGATAATGTGTTTGTATGCGTCTGCCCTTAGATTTAGTTTTACTTTATCCAACGCGGATAGTAGTTATGTAACAGCCCTTCATTCTCATCGTTATTACTGTTAAGGCTAGCCGATAAACATGTAAACCAAAAGGCGCACAAGAATACGACAAAGAAACGCTGAAGAAGGCGAACATTGGTATGTGCCAAGAtttgaaggaagaagaagaagaattatTCTTGTTCTCTGTTGGACAGCTTCGCATTGTTGTCGGAGCCCAAGTGGAGTTCCTTCCCACGCCGGATGATATCGGTGTGCCTCTTCTTCGTACAGTGTTCTGACTTTGCATCCCGTACGCCACCTCTATGAACAAGGGTAGCGCCCGACGGAATGACGGCTACGGTGGCAGCGTCTCCCAACCAAACGCGCACCGCTACAGTGCCGTGAACCGAAATGGATACGAGCAAGCCCCCAAGCAGCCGAGCCTTCCTGCACTACGGTACGCGTTGGACATCAACAGGCGTATCACGTATACTAAAGGCATAGTCAGAGGACCCACGGATAAGAAGCACATGCGCGACAATGGCAGTCTAACGTTGCAGAATACGTCTGAGCGCGCCTACGCTACAGCAACTGTCTGGAGCAGGCTCATACCGAGAACTCGCCACCTCCGTTCATTTCGAGAAGACGCATTGGGAAACGCCGTGTCGTCGCCGTGGCTGACAATGTCTCCGACGAGTAGAAACTGCAGCGATGTCCGTTGGACTTCTTGCCACACGACAAGGAGCTCGCAGATAGGTTACGCAGATCAAGCTGCCGCGATAATTGAACGGCGAGTTCCGGACAGTTTGCGACCGCGAGAAAACCTCAGCTATTCTTTGCCGGACCAGGATGGCTCTGCGGCTTCACGCGTACGTGCAGCTCTATATCTTGTGGTGGCTTCCTTTGTCCTTTTGGCCATAGTCGTATGCCTGGTCATCGCTGCTTTCTGGCTTCGAAGGCGTTACCGGTGCAAAGGCACGTCTCTCTACAGTATATTGCGAGAGAGCGATCCCGACCTACCCGCTCCTGTTGAGGTACCCTCACCACGACCTGCCTCCAACGACGATTCCTCATACCTGTCGCCAATTAGAGGAGAAGGAACACCTGCGCTACCCAGAAAATTAGTAGGACATGTGGTAACAGAGCCCGTGATCTGTACACCGAAGGCTGTAAATGACTCCCAGGACCGCCAACGAAAAGCCGCTCTATCAGTAACTACAGATTTGTTAGAGCAGGTCATCTCTCCACCCGAAATGCGATTATTTCCGCCTAGCGAGGTTGGTGCACCTGAAACAAGACCTGTGGCCACAGAGCCTGCTATTGCTACCCTTTGCGCCAAGAAAAAACGCAAATGCCTACTTGTACAGCCGAGCAAACCGGTGCTCTCAGTTTGCCACTTCTGTGTGCGCCGCAATGACATGGACCAGATGCTTGCCGCGGACAGGCACCATGTCCTCATCAATGCAGCAACCCAGGACTCCTCGTCGAACAGGCTCCATGAGGCTACaggaaaagaaaattgtgaagaTGTCGATACCAACCCAACTAATCGCATCAGGAAACCGGACCATTGTGACCCAACACCCAGCGGACTCCACGAATGTACTGGGCCATTCCACGCCAAACGCACCAGCGTGAAGGTCGACCTTCTCCAATATCTTTTTAAACAGTTGTGGGACTTTCTTGAGTCTACAGGAACATAATTTTAAAATAATTTGTCACAAAATTATCTGTCTGAGCGTCACTGGAATTTTATCTGTACGCGAAAAAACAAGATCTTAAACAAATCAGACAATAGTCGTAATCGAATGAAAACAATAATTTGGTCTATATAACTTACGGAGGTGTTTTTATAGACGCCGACCGAAGTTGttaacaaaaaattgaaaatatttgcagccAAAAAGTGAAGTTGGCAAGATAAGCAACTGAATGCAAAGAATGAAGTTAACCGCTTCAGGTGCCGAATAGCACTTTTCATGGAAAACTTACTTTCCCCGCATTTCTTGCACCATTAAGATTATAAATATCGTACAGCTGCATAATACATTCGCAGTTTacaatttaaatttttttttctgaagtttaGTGAATGTGTACTCGATGCGGGAACTCACTACAGGGACATCAGATGTGAGAACATGAAATATTCCATGTCTAACAGGCTTGGTATACACCTGTCCAGGCACTTTAAAAGTATGTCTGGTGTAAAAGATTGTAAAAAACAATTAAAGATGTAAACCTGCTACAATAAAAAGACATATTGacaacccccctcccctccaccccccccccccctaaaaaagaaaagagccgtcCATTTTTCAACTCGTTTCGCTAAAACTGTTTGCACATGTTGTTCATGAGTGCAGTACATGTAGTTCCAATCAGAAGTGGTTCGAAACGTATGCGACACGTTTTAAATACCACTATCGTCGGTGCCTTTGCTGTTAAAGCACAATCTTGGCGTGCACAATTGAACACAGAACGCCTGAAGGGGTTAATAGTAAAAGTGAGaaaactttttttgaagaggcAGAGCGACTAGCCAACGGATATTAGCCCGAATGGGTACTCTCCCGCGAATAAGAAGGGAAAGATATGCCCTAGAGGGAGGTGGACCAAAggagacagaaaaaaataaattaaagccCTCGCCTTGCGGTCTTATTGGCACCTGAATAAGCCTCCTATGAAATGAAGGTAGGCAATATTTTTAAAACTTCATGGTTACTGTAacacaccaacacacacacacacacacacacacacacacacatacacaaacacacacacacacacacacacacacacacacacacacacacacacgcacgcacgcacgcacacacacacacacacacacacacgcacgcacgcacacacacacacacacacgcacgcacgcacatattgCTGATGAGAATATATGAATGGGTCATAGTTTAGAGAGAAACTTATTTATTCAATATGTGAAAAGAAGTTCAGAGCTTTGTGCTGTTTTTATGGGCAAGATCTGGGACTCGGCATCCATGTCAAAATCAAGGGCTTTCGGTCGAGGTCGAGCTCTTCCATGTGTATCTCGTCTCTGTAAGCTAGCCACTCAATCAAGGTGTGCTCGGCACCGCAATTGCGACAAAATGGGCTTTTAGTATCGCCGCTGCAAAACAGGAGACGTTAGCGTTGAGCTATGTAGACGTGAAGAAGGAGAAGTGAAAACATTTAAGTAAAGCATtcgagaaagcttcgcttacatcagaGTTGCCCACATGACTGGTATCCGCCAATTTTTTCTCAAATATATAGAACAGGCGTTCTCATAATACTACAACGCATGAGCATTTTGAATAAAGGACATGTTTTTCTTAAGTTGTTCACTTGTCGGCTAGCAGGAACTCCAGTAGAAAACCTGACCCAGTAGATGTGCCTCTAGCAAGGAATAGCTGCGCGGGTGTTATCAACAGAATAACAGAAAATTGGACCATGCTTCCTTTATGCTAAAGGGGCTAATAGGCCGAACCGGGGCTGGCCAGGTCAGGTACGGACAGGAATGTTATGGGCCCGGGCCTATTACCTGGCCGAGCTTCGGCGGGCCAGTGCATAGCAGTTTCAGGCTGGATCGGGTTGGATCAGCTGGAtcgggttgcactttgccaaaatGCCAAGATTGGGCCAACATTGGCACCAGTTTTTGCCAGCAATGGGCCATGCTTGGTCCAATGCTGGTGTACTGCCTGGGTAATTTTCAATGGTCCCTGCCGCAGTCTACTAATGCACTTCTCACATATTATCCTATTACCTTATTATCACATATCACAACTGTTTGATGATATGTATAAGCAGTTTTAGATATCATTATTTTTGTCGGTGCTTTTGCTTTTGAAGCACTGTTTAGGCGTACACAACTGCGCACAAAGCGCCTGAGATGGATAAATAACGAAAAGCTGCAACGTGCGTTCTCTACAAAAGGATGCGAATTAGTATAATAAGAATTATTgtgtttcagtttcagttcatTTGTCTTGCTCGTATACAGGATCGGGAGCAGAAGCTAAATGCTATGCTAAAGGCTAAAGGCTATGCAGCCTGACAAACGCATCCGTTCCTTTCGCAGTTCGACACGCTAATCGGCGAGAGCAGGTACAGATAATTCCACGGCGCCAAGATTAGCACCGCAAACGAATATACTACATATGCAACGAAGAGGTCAAACGTAAATCGCATTTAGACTTCTACCAGTTACATGGAGTAGACTGCATATATGCAAAATACCACTTAAAATGACGCAAAGATTTGCTCCAAAATGAGAAGTTACATATAAAATCTTAGAAGTGAAAAATGATGACAGATACCTGCAGCCACATTGGCAAACGTAGCACAACGAGAAAAAAATTACAACTCCAATTATACAAAGTAAAGGTTCTGTTTGGCCAAAATAGAATTCAAGGTCATTGGCTTCTCATGTATGGAATAATGTATGTATAATATTATGTATAATATTGGCCGATAATATTAGTGATTTTCATTCTGACTGAACGAGAGAATATAAGATTTGTTTCTGGGAACCATTAAAAATGTGAAACTATTACTTTACTGCAGCTTCTCAAATGAAACCGATCTTGTAGGCGACGTTGGTAGTTGCTGTTGCCGTCGGCGTCCGATAAATATGGCAAGTAGCCATAATGAAGAACGTGTAAAGGCTCGATGTGGAACCTCCGTGAAAAGACTTTCTCTTCCCTCTAATTTAGTGACAAATAATGCCAATGTGTATAAGCAAGGAAAATGTACAGACGGTGGGATTTTCATCAGGTTGCCTATTCTGTTGCTTTGGTTTATTTTATAAGAGGCGCGTACAGTTCACCCGATTCGCCTTAGCGTTGCATTCATCAGGCGCCAAACAGATGTTATAGGTTCCAATGACCGGCATAAATTCCGAATACTTCCAGATGCTATAAACACTGACACATGCCTTTTGCTATTTGGCAATTCTCCCGCTTACACGCACGCACGACAAAAGCAGCTTTCCTTCATTACACACTGTGATAAGAGACTGCAATCTGATGAGTTTGTTCCGGGGGTTCTTGGACTGACCCCAAAAGCTCAGGCCTGATTACAAGAATGTGTACTCTTTATACAAGACACTGAGCTAAACGCTAACCGCATAGCTTTAGAGTTGCCACAGCAAGGGATAATTCAGTCAACGTTCGTAgagaaagcatatatatatatatatatatatatatatatatatatatatatatatatatatatatatatatatatatatatatatatatatatatatatgagaataagccagaaaaaaaaaacactgagcaAGAAGATGTGACGCTTCTTGTTTGGTTGGAAAGTCGTTTCATCGCACACAACTACTCAAATGCGCTGTTGCTTTGACCTCGAAGCACCAGCTCGACGTGTATTTGGGGGTTGGTGCAACAGAAAGCATAAATACACGTTTGTACCTTAAATACATTTTGAGTCAGAAGCTGAACTACCTTACTAACAAACAAGCAGTACAGCTAAACTACATTTATATACGACAAAGGGTACGGCGCCTTTGGGGCGAACAACGCACCGCAGCAGTAGCATACGATGCACGGTGAGGTATGAAAGGCGCGACTGAAGCGGAGGTAGCTCCGCTACGGCAGGCAGCCAGTCGGCGCGCATAGGGACATGTATGTCTAGGAACGCTGCTTCAAGTCGACCTCTCCACCTGTCTGTAAATAAATCTATTTTTCTCTACTAGCGGCCCATAATATTTTAAACATCAACGCCGTTGTCATCACCATTTCGGCTAAGCCTCTCACAGATCTACGTGCAAGCTGGGAGGCTGCTCCGAGGAAAAAGAAGTTGCGAAATGAACGTCGACGAAGGCGGTTAACCTTGTTCTCTTGAGGAGTGACTCACTCTCGTTGGAGCTCGTCTGGACTTCCTGCCCCCGACAGAGCATAATGTTGCACCTAATCCGCATTCTCTGTCCTGTCTTCTGCATCGCGTGTGCCGCATCTATGGCCAAGGGCAACGCCCGTCGGGATGACGGCTACGACGGCGGCAGCATTCCGGAACCAAACGCATATCGCTACAGCGCTGTCAACGCGGATGGATACAAGCAAGCCCTTAAGCAGCCGAGCCATCCTGCACTGCGGTACGTGTTGGACATTGCAAACGAGCATATCACGTACAATAAAAGTGTAGTAAAAAGTCGCACAAACCAGCATCGCTTGCACGCCAAGGACGTCCTCAGGTTGCCGAAAACGAACTTCCGCGCCCGCACTATGGCTACTGTCAGGAGCTCGCTCGAACTCAGAACTCGTCACCTGCGTTCATTTCAAGGAGACACATCAGCAAACACCTTGCGCTCACTGTCACCGACACATAGTTTGATCAAAGTTAACAACACGGGTCTCCATAAAACTTCGCACTCTACGACCGAGAGCTGGCAGTTTGGCTACAAAGGCCATGCAGCGGTGATAATAGGACCGAGAGCGCCTGACAGATTGCGTCGCCGAGAGAGCTTCCGCTATTATTTTCCAGACGAAGGTGACTCTTCGGCTTCTAGCGCGAATCACCATAAGCTCCGCATGCGTCACGTTCACCGTACAGTTCTGTGTCTTTTCGTGGCTTGCCTTGTCCTTATGGCCATAACCACATGTCTGGCCATTGCTGTCCTATGGCTGCGAAGCCGTTACAGGAGCAAAGGCCGGGTTCTCTATAGCACATTAGGAGAGAGCGATACCGATCATCCTGCTCCCGCTATATCGCCATCACCACCATTCCTTTCTGACGACGATCTGCCTCCAAGAACAGCTGGACGAAAAGCCGAGTTCCCCCAGAAATTAGCTAGGCAATCTGTGTCGGAGCCCGTGATCTGGACGTCGAAAGCTGCAGATGACTTCCACGAGGGCCGAAAAAAGGTGGTTCCCTCAGTGCCTACGAGTTCGCCCAAGTCAATCAGCTTCTTACCCGAGATGCAGTCAGCTCCCCCTAGCGACGCTGACGTATCCAAAACAACGCTTTCACCTATGGTCAGCGAATCCACCAGCGCTATAGACTGCGTTGATAATAAACGCAAATCTCTACATTTGCTACCGAGCAAGTCGGCGCTCGCACAACGCTCCTACTACGTGAGCCACACAAGCCTGGACCAGAAGCTTGCCACCGACAGCCACCGCTGCCTCAACGATACAGTGACTAGAGACCCCTCGCCAAACAATATTGAAGACACGCAGGAcgctacagaaaaagaaaactgtgaaGTTCACGTTGATAATAAAGGTAATCGCATCAGAAAGCACATCCAACCTGAACCAACGACCAGTGTTGAGCCCGAAGTAGGTGCTTTAAAGGGAGGCACTTGCCACGCTGATCACGAGCAACCCGCAGAAGGACGCAGTGGCCGCTACGTGAGTACCTCGTCGATGGAACCAGGAAGCAGCATAACTGAAAACGGCCAACTGTATTCGGACTCCGACGACTTTAGGATACAGATTGACGCGAGTCCCATTCCTCTGCCAACGTTTATTCGACGATCAGTGACTAAAAGAACTAGCCGCTGGTGCACCGCAGACCCCGGTACGACCACCACTTCTACGACGGACGCTTCACGGCGTGGACCACACGCTGAATCGACAAAGTGCGCGATTCCTCTCGCACCGCCACCGCAGAGTAACTCAACGGACAGCTTCGAGAGCCTCGCCATCACCAAGCGCACTAAGCGGCCTACCGAAACTGACTGCTGCTACCAGATGACAAACTCGGACCCGTGGCTACCACTCCTGGCTCTATGCAAGCGCACCAAGCCTGTCGACTTCCTGACCATCATTCATGAAGACTGCCAGGCTACCATGCTGAGCTGGGATGAGCCCGGTGGCGGGGATGTGTTTCGCGTACTGGGAAGCCAAGGAGACCAGCTTGTGCGCGTGCTCCGGCTGCGCGAGACGGAGGTCCCTTGGCATACATCCCGCCTGAGAGTTGCCAGGGAACTAAGCAATCTCAAGGACAGCGTGGACAACCGGACGTCCGCATTTTTTGTGGACGCGAGAACCAGTCTCGTTAGGGACGTATATCCGAGACTGTTAACAAGTGCGAAAGAGCAGCAAGACGATCAATTTCTCCAGTGGTCGGCTTCCACATCTCCAGAGGAAGAGGAACCGGTAGCCGACTACTTGGTGACAGAGATGCAGCCGGGCTGGAGGCCCCTCCCTAATTACAAGCTGAACAATCTAAACCAAGCGCTAAGCGTGCTCGGTCAGGCGTGCTGGGCACTGGCAGTGGCCGAAGCTGAACTGGAACTGGAACATCGCCTCCCGGGAGTCGGCGCCGTACTGGTTCGCCCTACGCGGTCACCCCGTGTCGAGTTTACGCTGCGTGGCCACATCGTTCGGATTCCCAGCGCAGGTATCAAAGTGCGCCTGCAGGGACTACAGCTGGCCAGATTACTCATAGGAACAAGGGTTGAGTTCACGCATTTCACACGTTTCCACGAGTTTGTGAAAGCCGAAGACGAGGTCGCCGTGTGCGCCAGGATCGCCGACCTGCTGAGCGAGAGGTCCACCAAGTTCGAGCCACTGACGAACGTGCTCTGGCTCCAGCATCTGGCGGACTGGCTGGCATTACAATACGCCGAAGCTTCGCCCGTCCTTTCGCATTGGCAGGGCATACTGGCCGCGTCCTGCTCTGCGGAGCATGCCACAGTCGGCAGCGGGCGTATTTGCGGACTTGTTTAGAACGCCGTCCACTTAAACGCCAAAGCCAAGTAGCGAAATTTACCACTAATGGGACCAATTCATACGTGCGCGGTAAGAAGAAAGGGCTTGTAGCGGCAGTAGTGTATTTAAGCATAGAAGTTAAAGCTGTATGGAATCCAGAATCATCTTGCACAGTGATGCGTTCTACGGAAAATGCTCTGCGCAGGATGGTGATTTGCGAAATTTGGCAGTAGTACCACTTAATTTTGTTGTGTCATTGAGCGGAataaaggcgaaaaaaaaaaaccgatggGAACAGGACAGGACAGAGCATCGGTAATGTCCACGTCGTTTTCTTCCGTCTTTATTGCACTCAACCACACGTGGCGCGTGAATGGACCAACAGTCACTCGCACACAATAATGCGTTCATTCGATCTTCACGGCATGATTTATTGAAGAAGTTAACAGACGCTTGCGCAGCCGTGCATGCGCGACGGGCGTGAAGCCGGTTGCACAGCCTTCGTGGGC encodes:
- the LOC139057719 gene encoding serine/threonine-protein kinase haspin-like gives rise to the protein MAITTCLAIAVLWLRSRYRSKGRVLYSTLGESDTDHPAPAISPSPPFLSDDDLPPRTAGRKAEFPQKLARQSVSEPVIWTSKAADDFHEGRKKVVPSVPTSSPKSISFLPEMQSAPPSDADVSKTTLSPMVSESTSAIDCVDNKRKSLHLLPSKSALAQRSYYVSHTSLDQKLATDSHRCLNDTVTRDPSPNNIEDTQDATEKENCEVHVDNKGNRIRKHIQPEPTTSVEPEVGALKGGTCHADHEQPAEGRSGRYVSTSSMEPGSSITENGQLYSDSDDFRIQIDASPIPLPTFIRRSVTKRTSRWCTADPGTTTTSTTDASRRGPHAESTKCAIPLAPPPQSNSTDSFESLAITKRTKRPTETDCCYQMTNSDPWLPLLALCKRTKPVDFLTIIHEDCQATMLSWDEPGGGDVFRVLGSQGDQLVRVLRLRETEVPWHTSRLRVARELSNLKDSVDNRTSAFFVDARTSLVRDVYPRLLTSAKEQQDDQFLQWSASTSPEEEEPVADYLVTEMQPGWRPLPNYKLNNLNQALSVLGQACWALAVAEAELELEHRLPGVGAVLVRPTRSPRVEFTLRGHIVRIPSAGIKVRLQGLQLARLLIGTRVEFTHFTRFHEFVKAEDEVAVCARIADLLSERSTKFEPLTNVLWLQHLADWLALQYAEASPVLSHWQGILAASCSAEHATVGSGRICGLV